Sequence from the Meleagris gallopavo isolate NT-WF06-2002-E0010 breed Aviagen turkey brand Nicholas breeding stock unplaced genomic scaffold, Turkey_5.1 ChrUn_random_7180001841212, whole genome shotgun sequence genome:
CTGCCTGGAGCACGGCATCCAGCCCGACGGGCAGATGCCCAGCGACAAAACCATCGGCGGGGGGGACGACTCCTTCAACACCTTCTTCAGCGAGACGGGGGCTGGCAAGCACGTGCCCCGTGCCATATTTGTAGACCTGGAACCCACTGTGATCGGTGAgcggggtgggggtgggggtggggggtggcCGTGGGGGGGCGTGTGGCGGTGCTGACGTTGCTCCCGGTGCCCCCAGATGAGGTGCGCACGGGGACGTACCGGCAGCTCTTCCACCCCGAGCAGCTGATCACGGGCAAGGAGGATGCGGCCAACAACTACGCCCGGGGGCACTACACCATCGGCAAGGAGATCATCGACCTGGTGCTGGACCGCATCCGCAAGCTGGTGGGTGCAGCGCCGTGGGGACGCGCGCATCGTTGGGTCC
This genomic interval carries:
- the LOC104915664 gene encoding tubulin alpha chain-like — translated: LEHGIQPDGQMPSDKTIGGGDDSFNTFFSETGAGKHVPRAIFVDLEPTVIDEVRTGTYRQLFHPEQLITGKEDAANNYARGHYTIGKEIIDLVLDRIRKLVGAAPWGRAHRWVPPTPWDRGAARSCAVGLRVHWSPSSCSGWDADP